CCGGAGGCCAGCCGGTGCACCAGGAGCCCCTCGCCGACGATCTCGCCCACGGTCATGCGCGGGTTCAACGACGCGAACGGGTCCTGGAAGACGATCTGCATGCGGCGGCGCAGCGTGCGCAGCTCGGCGCGCGACAGCGCGCGCACGTCGCGGCCCTCGAAGCGGATCTCGCCCGCGTCGGGCTCGATCAGCCGCAGGATGAGCCGCGCCAGGGTCGACTTGCCGCAGCCCGACTCACCGACCAGGCCCAGTGTCTCGCCGGCAGCCAGCTCGAGGTCGACCTCGGCCACGGCCTGGAGCCGGGCGCGCCGGCCCAAGCCGCCGCTCACCTCGAACGACTTCGAGAGTCCGCGCACCTGGAGCAGCGGCTCGCTCACTGCCGCGCTCCCGGGACGGGCACGGGGTTGTGACACGCCACGGCGCTGCCAGCGGGGGTCGGCTCGAGCACCGGGTCGTCGACCGCGCAGCGCTCGAGCGCGCGCGAGCAGCGCTCGCGGAAGCTGCAGCCCTTGGGCCGCGGCGCGAGGTCGGGCACGCGGCCGCCGATCACGTGCAACGGCTGGCCCGGCCGCACGCGCTGCGAGGGCAGTGAGTCGAGCAGCCCGCGCGTGTAGGGGTGGCGGGGCGCGGCGAAGATCTGCTCGACGCTTCCGCTCTCGACCACGCGCCCGGCGTAGAGCACCGCGACCCGCTGCCCTGTCTCGGCCACCACGCCCAGGTCGTGGGTGATGAACAGCACGGCCATGCCGAAGCGCCGCTTGAGTGAGTCGATCAGCTCCAGGATCTGCGCCTGGATCGTGACGTCGAGCGCGGTGGTCGGCTCGTCGGCGATCAGCACCGCCGGGTCGTTGGCCAGCGCCATGGCGATCATCACGCGCTGGCGCATGCCGCCCGAGAGCTGGTGCGGGTAGTCGCGCATGCGCGCGCGCGGCTCGGGAATGCCCACGAGCTCGAGCAGCTCGAGCACGCGCGCCTGGCGCTCGGTCCTGCCCAGGTCGCGGTGCACGCGGATCGCCTCTTCGATCTGGACGCCGATGCGGAACACCGGGTTCAGCGAAGTCATCGGCTCCTGGAAGATCATCGCGATGCGGTTGCCGCGCACCGTGCGCAGCGCCTCGGGCGAGGCGCGCAAGAGGTCGTGGCCCTCGAACAGCACCTGGCCGCGCTCGATGCGCGCCGGCGGCTCGGGCAGGAGCCGCAGGATGGAGAGTGCGCTGACCGACTTGCCGCAGCCCGACTCTCCGACCATGCAGAGTGTCTGGCCGGCGTGGAGCTCGAGGTCGACGCCGTCCACCGCGGTGAGCTTGCCCCGCCGGGTGGTGAAGCTGGTGCACAGGTCGCGCACCTCGAGCACGGGCTCACTCATCGCGCGGGGTCCCGGCGGGCGACCGTGAACAGCGCCGGGTCGAGCTTGGGGTTGAGCTCCACCTGGGTGAGCTCGAGCTCGGCGCGCAAGCTGGTTTCCGGGAACGACAGCACCAGCGAGAACGGATACCGCCCGCCCGGCACGTCGCGCCACTCGTCGTACTCGGCCTGCCAGCGCACCTGCCCGCGCGCGTCGAGCGCGGACAGGCGCGACAGCTCGCCGCCGGCCGCGAAGCGCACGCTCTGGGTGGCGCCGCGCAGCTCGCGCTCGTCGCCGCGCCCGAGTATCTCGCGCGGCGGCCAGTCGCTCGCCAGCGGCTCCGCCAACAGCGCCCGAATCGCCTCGCTCGGCTCGAGCGTGAGGCCCAGGCGCTCGCGCAGGGTGTCCGCCTTGGTGTCTCCGTCCTCGACTCTCTGGCCGTCGAAGAAGCGGAACAGGTCGTCGTCGAGGATGAAGACGCTCTGCGCCTGGCCCAGCACGTTCAGGCTCTCCAGGCGCATGCGCGCCGGGCGCTGGACCAGCACGACCTCCTGCACCGAGACCGTGCCGTCCTTCGACTTCACGCGCAGCTTGCCCGTGGCGCGCAGCGCCTGGCGCGCCTCGGCGTCCCGGGTCGCGGCGGCGAAGCGCGCGTGCAGGGCGTCCTCCTCCCCCGCGATCGGCCGGAACGGCGGACCCTCGGAGGTCGCGCACGCCGCGAGCGCCAGACAGGCGAGCGCGCAGGCCGCGCGCGCGGCCAGTCTCAATGTGTGGCCTTGCGCTGCTCGGCGCGCCCCATCTGGTGCTGCAGTGACTCGATCTGCGCGCGGATCTTCACGGCGTCGTCGTCCTCGGGCGAGAGAGTCAGTGCGCGTTTGTAGGTCGCGAGCGCGTCGTCGTAGCGGGCCAGCGAGCGGTACGCGTCGCCCAGGTGCCAGGTGATCACCGGATCGCCCTTGTCGAGCAGCGAGAGCGCGTGCTCGAGCTGCGAGCGCGCGGCGTTGAACGAGCTGCGCGCCTGCTCGCGCTGGCCCGCCTCGAGCTGGCGCAGGCCCCGCTGGTAGTACAGCCAGCCCAGGCTGTCGGTGATGTAGCCG
This sequence is a window from Myxococcota bacterium. Protein-coding genes within it:
- a CDS encoding ATP-binding cassette domain-containing protein, with the protein product MSEPLLQVRGLSKSFEVSGGLGRRARLQAVAEVDLELAAGETLGLVGESGCGKSTLARLILRLIEPDAGEIRFEGRDVRALSRAELRTLRRRMQIVFQDPFASLNPRMTVGEIVGEGLLVHRLASGAELEKRVAELLDTVGLSPDQAARYPHEFSGGQRQRIGIARALALEPRLVVADEPVSSLDVSIQAQILNLLLELQQRFGLAYLFISHDLRVVRHLSRR
- a CDS encoding ABC transporter ATP-binding protein; this encodes MSEPVLEVRDLCTSFTTRRGKLTAVDGVDLELHAGQTLCMVGESGCGKSVSALSILRLLPEPPARIERGQVLFEGHDLLRASPEALRTVRGNRIAMIFQEPMTSLNPVFRIGVQIEEAIRVHRDLGRTERQARVLELLELVGIPEPRARMRDYPHQLSGGMRQRVMIAMALANDPAVLIADEPTTALDVTIQAQILELIDSLKRRFGMAVLFITHDLGVVAETGQRVAVLYAGRVVESGSVEQIFAAPRHPYTRGLLDSLPSQRVRPGQPLHVIGGRVPDLAPRPKGCSFRERCSRALERCAVDDPVLEPTPAGSAVACHNPVPVPGARQ